A window of Amycolatopsis australiensis contains these coding sequences:
- a CDS encoding long-chain fatty acid--CoA ligase: MDGLMQPRPLTIAHILERAERLYAHKEVVTAGEGRLTYADVIGHARRLATVLDSLGVPAGARVGTFAANTRRHLELYLAVPATKRVLHSINIRLSPEHLEYVAGHAGDDVVFVDRALLPRIWPSAVRLPRVRHWVVLPDGSDTPLPADPRILDYDRLIDGAEPFTGSFEDAFSLADENLASGLCYTSGTTGPPKGVLYSHRSTVLHCLGTLAAGFIGLRENDVVLPIVPMFHANAWGLPYGAMMAGASLVLPGASAEPGHLLRLMAGERVTVAGAVPTVWTSLAPGLAHHDLSATRFLLGGGSAVPPALSETYRAAIGVPITHSWGMTEISPVGAIGGTRTQHRDATEAEQVAVRAAQGQPLPLVNLRIADVETGRELPRDGQAVGELQVAGPWVAGGYFRTGEDGGFTADGWLRTGDLATIDAHGYLRLVDRMKDLIKSGGEWISSVELEAAISSHPDVAEVAVIGRPDPRWMERPVAYVVLREGGTATAGELTRHITPMVAKWWLPDEFVFTAALPKTGTGKLSKTELRAAARIA, encoded by the coding sequence ATGGACGGGCTGATGCAGCCGCGGCCGCTCACCATCGCGCACATCCTGGAGCGCGCCGAGCGGCTGTACGCGCACAAGGAAGTCGTGACGGCCGGGGAAGGGCGGCTGACCTACGCCGACGTGATCGGCCACGCCCGGCGGCTCGCGACCGTGCTGGACTCGCTCGGTGTCCCGGCCGGCGCCCGCGTCGGCACGTTCGCGGCCAACACCCGGCGCCACCTCGAGCTCTACCTCGCCGTCCCGGCCACCAAGCGGGTCCTGCACTCGATCAACATCCGGCTCTCGCCCGAGCACCTCGAATACGTCGCCGGCCACGCCGGCGACGACGTCGTGTTCGTCGACCGCGCGCTGCTGCCGCGGATCTGGCCGAGCGCCGTCCGGCTGCCCCGGGTGCGGCACTGGGTCGTGCTGCCCGACGGCAGCGACACCCCGCTCCCCGCCGATCCCCGCATCCTCGACTACGACCGGCTGATCGACGGCGCCGAGCCGTTCACGGGCTCCTTCGAGGACGCGTTCTCGCTCGCGGACGAAAACCTGGCGTCCGGCCTCTGCTACACCTCCGGCACGACCGGGCCGCCCAAAGGCGTGCTCTACAGCCACCGGTCGACGGTCCTGCACTGCCTGGGCACGCTCGCGGCCGGCTTCATCGGCCTCCGCGAAAACGACGTCGTGCTGCCGATCGTGCCCATGTTCCACGCCAACGCCTGGGGCCTGCCCTACGGCGCGATGATGGCGGGCGCTTCCCTCGTCCTGCCCGGCGCGTCCGCGGAGCCGGGCCACCTGCTGCGCCTGATGGCCGGCGAGCGGGTGACCGTCGCCGGTGCCGTCCCGACCGTCTGGACGAGCCTGGCGCCCGGACTGGCGCACCACGACCTGAGCGCGACGCGGTTCCTGCTCGGCGGCGGCTCGGCCGTGCCGCCCGCGCTGTCGGAGACCTACCGCGCCGCGATCGGCGTCCCCATCACGCATTCCTGGGGGATGACCGAGATCAGCCCCGTCGGCGCGATCGGCGGCACGCGCACCCAGCACCGGGACGCGACGGAAGCGGAGCAGGTCGCCGTGCGGGCCGCGCAGGGCCAGCCGCTGCCGCTGGTGAACCTGCGCATCGCCGACGTCGAGACGGGCCGGGAGCTGCCGCGCGACGGCCAGGCCGTCGGGGAGCTGCAGGTCGCCGGCCCCTGGGTGGCCGGCGGCTACTTCCGGACCGGCGAGGACGGCGGCTTCACCGCCGACGGCTGGCTGCGCACCGGCGACCTGGCCACCATCGACGCCCACGGCTACCTGCGGCTCGTCGACCGGATGAAGGACCTGATCAAGTCCGGCGGCGAGTGGATCTCCTCGGTCGAGCTGGAGGCCGCGATCTCCTCCCACCCCGACGTGGCCGAGGTCGCGGTGATCGGCCGCCCCGACCCGCGGTGGATGGAACGCCCGGTCGCCTACGTCGTCCTGCGCGAAGGCGGCACCGCCACGGCCGGCGAGCTCACGCGGCACATCACCCCGATGGTCGCCAAGTGGTGGCTGCCCGACGAGTTCGTCTTCACCGCGGCCCTGCCCAAGACCGGCACCGGCAAGCTGTCGAAGACCGAGCTGCGGGCGGCGGCGCGGATCGCCTGA
- a CDS encoding helix-turn-helix domain-containing protein, which yields MTSAAEPGSLARRQRELASLYATVKSLTALGELDEVLQSIVHHAHDLIGTDFTYLSLVGADGRLSARASEGTISAEFLAATIPATVGLGGKVLASRSPHWVRDYATSTLIEHDPSFDRLVGPEKLVALLGVPLVIRGEAVGALFAADRSARSFQADEIALLNAFADHAAVALDNARLYEASRTALQQLQDAYRKIERAQAIHEALTGVVLAGGTPGDVAQLLADQLGGSVTLLDRIGAALAHRDAAADPCPGPPAAEPSAIEEARRSGRATTSSGAGGITRSVAAIQAGDSYLGALVWSRRADGAVPDGTDLRTLERATHILGLLILKEQAVAEASERLSGELLTELMLGGPGISPAQRARTRARNIDADRLDLVVVADTPAVSPADLARHLHDIARERAGLAGEHLGRATMILPSADDDRTVEEVHSRLRRSLGGPVLVAGERAAGHDWSRAFALAGRCGAVMRALGHTDLGATTRRYALYAMVFDADRAGDLERFLAGSIGPLVEYDRQRGTDLVDTLTAYYRHRANVAATARALHVHVNTLLKRLDRAGTLLGQGWRDGNDLELRLGLRLHELRASVAAGS from the coding sequence GTGACCAGTGCGGCGGAGCCGGGTTCGCTCGCGCGGCGGCAGCGTGAACTGGCGTCGTTGTACGCGACCGTCAAGTCGCTCACCGCGCTGGGTGAGCTCGACGAGGTCCTGCAGTCGATCGTCCACCACGCCCACGACCTGATCGGCACCGACTTCACGTACCTGTCGCTGGTCGGCGCGGACGGCAGGCTGTCGGCCCGTGCGTCGGAAGGCACGATCTCGGCCGAGTTCCTCGCGGCGACCATCCCGGCCACCGTGGGGCTCGGCGGCAAGGTGCTGGCTTCGCGCAGCCCGCACTGGGTGCGCGACTACGCCACCTCGACGCTGATCGAGCACGACCCGAGCTTCGACCGGCTGGTCGGCCCCGAGAAGCTGGTGGCGCTGCTCGGGGTGCCGCTGGTGATCCGCGGCGAGGCGGTGGGGGCGCTGTTCGCCGCGGACCGCTCCGCACGCTCGTTCCAGGCCGACGAAATCGCCCTGCTGAACGCGTTCGCCGACCACGCCGCGGTCGCCCTCGACAACGCGCGGCTCTACGAAGCGAGCCGGACCGCCTTGCAGCAGCTGCAGGACGCCTACCGGAAAATCGAACGGGCACAAGCGATCCACGAAGCCCTGACCGGGGTCGTGCTGGCCGGCGGGACCCCGGGCGACGTCGCGCAGCTGCTCGCCGACCAGCTGGGCGGGAGCGTCACGCTCCTCGACCGGATCGGCGCCGCCCTCGCGCACCGGGACGCGGCGGCGGATCCGTGCCCGGGGCCGCCCGCGGCCGAGCCGTCCGCCATCGAAGAGGCGCGCCGCTCGGGCCGCGCCACGACGTCGTCCGGGGCCGGCGGGATCACCCGCAGCGTGGCGGCGATACAGGCGGGCGACAGCTACCTCGGCGCGCTGGTGTGGAGCCGCCGGGCGGACGGCGCCGTCCCGGACGGCACGGACCTGCGCACGCTGGAGCGGGCCACCCACATCCTCGGGCTGCTCATCCTCAAGGAGCAGGCGGTGGCCGAGGCGAGCGAGCGGCTGAGCGGCGAGCTGCTGACCGAGCTGATGCTCGGCGGCCCGGGGATCAGCCCGGCCCAGCGCGCCCGCACCCGCGCGCGCAACATCGACGCGGACCGCCTCGACCTGGTCGTCGTCGCGGACACCCCCGCGGTGTCACCGGCGGATCTTGCCCGCCACCTGCACGACATCGCCCGCGAGCGGGCCGGGCTCGCCGGCGAGCACCTGGGCCGGGCGACGATGATCCTGCCCAGCGCCGACGACGACCGCACGGTCGAAGAAGTCCACAGCAGACTCCGGCGCTCGCTGGGCGGCCCGGTCCTCGTCGCCGGGGAACGCGCGGCGGGCCACGACTGGTCGCGGGCCTTCGCGCTGGCCGGCCGCTGCGGCGCCGTGATGCGGGCGCTCGGGCACACCGACCTGGGCGCCACCACGCGCCGTTATGCCTTGTACGCCATGGTTTTCGACGCCGACCGGGCCGGCGACCTCGAGCGGTTCCTCGCCGGCTCGATCGGCCCGCTCGTGGAGTACGACCGGCAGCGCGGCACCGATCTGGTCGACACGCTCACCGCGTACTACCGCCACCGCGCCAATGTCGCCGCGACGGCACGGGCGTTGCACGTGCACGTCAACACCCTGCTCAAGCGGCTGGACCGCGCCGGAACGCTCCTCGGCCAGGGCTGGCGGGACGGCAACGACCTGGAGCTGCGGCTCGGGCTCCGGCTGCACGAGCTGCGGGCGAGCGTCGCCGCCGGGTCGTGA
- a CDS encoding MFS transporter, with protein MAIPLTQPEGPAGGVGAVPAPARRRAFRKLLAVGLAGSSIEWYDFFLYGTAAALVFPKVFFPHSSALTGTLLAFSTFWAGFVARPIGGVLAGHLGDKHGRKPVVVTCLALMGAATFLIGCLPSAAAVGPLAPVLLVTLRFVQGLAAGGQWGGIVLLLTESAGPKRRGFAGTFGQTSVPVAVILSNLIFVAASGLMPDSAFLTWGWRIPFLLSVVMFSVVLYIQAKVADTPEFRELQRAAKPEKAVVRAPLAEVVRGKWGTILLGCGLLSATNSLFYVSISGLLSYGTGSLGLQRNALLAVVLLGSAAMLVTIPWSGHLSDRLGRRPLILVGGLGVAVWAFPYFGLVGTASLPLIFVAVTVGFVFQCLTYGPIASFLGELFAPAVRYSGASLAYQLSAIVVSGGTPFLMTALIAGTGSTLPVAAYIALMGLITFASAWFLPETNPAGVRADPHAVPGAHLYR; from the coding sequence ATGGCAATCCCGCTCACCCAACCCGAAGGGCCGGCCGGCGGCGTCGGCGCCGTCCCGGCCCCGGCCCGGCGCCGGGCCTTCCGCAAGCTGCTGGCCGTGGGGCTCGCCGGCAGCTCGATCGAGTGGTACGACTTCTTCCTCTACGGCACTGCGGCCGCGCTGGTGTTCCCCAAGGTGTTCTTCCCGCACTCCTCGGCGCTGACCGGCACGCTGCTCGCCTTCAGCACGTTCTGGGCGGGTTTCGTGGCGCGGCCGATCGGCGGGGTGCTCGCCGGGCACCTCGGGGACAAGCACGGACGCAAGCCCGTGGTTGTCACCTGCCTGGCGCTCATGGGCGCGGCGACCTTCCTGATCGGCTGCCTGCCCAGCGCCGCGGCCGTCGGCCCGCTGGCCCCGGTCCTGCTGGTGACCCTGCGGTTCGTCCAGGGCCTCGCGGCCGGCGGCCAGTGGGGCGGCATCGTCCTGCTGCTCACCGAGTCCGCCGGTCCCAAGCGGCGCGGGTTCGCCGGGACGTTCGGCCAGACCAGCGTCCCGGTCGCGGTGATCCTGTCGAACCTGATCTTCGTGGCGGCCAGTGGCCTGATGCCGGACTCCGCGTTCCTCACGTGGGGCTGGCGGATCCCGTTCCTGCTGTCGGTCGTGATGTTCTCGGTCGTGCTCTACATCCAGGCCAAGGTGGCGGACACCCCGGAGTTCCGCGAGCTGCAGCGCGCGGCGAAGCCGGAGAAGGCGGTGGTCCGCGCCCCGCTGGCCGAGGTCGTCCGCGGCAAGTGGGGCACGATCCTGCTCGGCTGCGGCCTGCTCTCGGCCACCAACAGCCTGTTCTACGTCAGCATTTCCGGGCTGCTGAGCTACGGCACCGGCTCACTCGGGCTGCAGCGCAACGCCCTGCTCGCGGTCGTGCTGCTCGGCTCGGCGGCGATGCTCGTGACCATCCCGTGGTCGGGCCACCTTTCGGACCGGCTGGGGCGGCGGCCGCTGATCCTCGTCGGCGGCTTGGGTGTCGCGGTGTGGGCGTTCCCGTACTTCGGGCTCGTCGGCACGGCGTCGCTGCCGCTGATCTTCGTCGCGGTGACGGTGGGTTTCGTGTTCCAGTGCCTGACCTACGGCCCGATCGCGAGCTTCCTCGGCGAGCTGTTCGCGCCCGCCGTCCGCTACTCGGGCGCGTCGCTGGCCTACCAGCTTTCCGCGATCGTCGTCAGCGGTGGCACGCCGTTCCTCATGACGGCCCTCATCGCCGGCACCGGGAGCACCCTGCCGGTCGCCGCCTACATCGCGCTGATGGGGCTGATCACCTTCGCCAGTGCCTGGTTCCTGCCCGAGACCAACCCGGCCGGGGTCCGCGCCGACCCGCACGCGGTGCCGGGCGCACACCTCTACCGCTGA
- a CDS encoding tannase/feruloyl esterase family alpha/beta hydrolase yields the protein MLVASAATLAGTGPAAAATAPACAALDRLTIPASVMSLPTTGGRVTSAALQRGVTEYCQVDADLYPVDPAAPAIKMRVALPTAWNRKAMMFGGGGFDGTIPDVASNVPFGPAGVPGPLARGYATFASDSGHRQNPAAPPSLDGSFGVNDEALANFAAGDALKKTRDASLYLIRLAYGKKPAEVYFAGGSTGGREALVAAQRWPAAFDGVISAYPAWNNLSEILDLGYLTQVLSRPGAFPGPAKQTLLYDSVVDACDGLDGVTDKVVSNWAGCRFDPRALRCPGGADTGPSCLSDLQIGAVTAMASPFRWPYRIASGETGYPGFPFLSGADMRTPFLGFGTTAPADLMPLTSGYGMQYWDQWVKYFLTRDPRYGPLEVDPRRPGAWLGRISALSAVEDRNNADLRPFARAGGKLILLHGAADELVSPYSTSDYYERVRAVAGPRATGEFLRYYVVPGANHANFGTPAFVAGWDSLSALERWIESGQSPRGQVVTDVAHHRTRPLCEYPGWPRYRAGDPDLASSFVCTR from the coding sequence GTGCTGGTGGCGAGCGCGGCCACGCTCGCCGGGACGGGACCGGCGGCCGCGGCGACGGCACCGGCGTGCGCCGCCCTGGACCGGCTGACCATCCCGGCGTCGGTGATGAGCCTGCCGACCACCGGCGGCCGTGTCACGTCGGCGGCGCTCCAGCGCGGCGTGACCGAGTACTGCCAGGTCGACGCCGACCTGTACCCCGTCGACCCGGCGGCGCCGGCCATCAAGATGCGCGTCGCGCTGCCCACCGCGTGGAACCGCAAGGCGATGATGTTCGGGGGCGGCGGGTTCGACGGCACGATTCCCGACGTGGCGTCGAACGTGCCGTTCGGCCCGGCGGGCGTGCCAGGGCCGCTGGCCCGCGGCTACGCGACGTTCGCGAGCGACTCGGGGCACCGGCAGAACCCGGCGGCGCCGCCGTCACTGGACGGGTCGTTCGGCGTGAACGACGAGGCCCTGGCCAACTTCGCCGCCGGTGACGCGCTGAAGAAGACGCGGGACGCGAGCCTGTACCTGATCCGGCTGGCCTACGGGAAGAAACCCGCCGAGGTGTACTTCGCGGGCGGCTCCACGGGCGGCCGCGAAGCCCTCGTCGCCGCCCAGCGGTGGCCGGCGGCGTTCGACGGCGTGATTTCGGCGTATCCCGCGTGGAACAACCTCAGCGAGATCCTGGACCTGGGCTACCTGACGCAGGTTCTTTCCCGTCCCGGCGCCTTTCCCGGGCCCGCGAAGCAGACGCTGCTCTACGACAGCGTCGTCGACGCCTGTGACGGTCTCGACGGCGTGACGGACAAGGTCGTCTCGAACTGGGCCGGCTGCCGCTTCGATCCGCGCGCGCTGCGCTGCCCGGGCGGGGCGGACACCGGGCCGTCCTGCCTGTCGGACCTGCAGATCGGGGCCGTGACCGCGATGGCGTCGCCGTTCCGGTGGCCGTACCGGATCGCGAGCGGGGAGACGGGCTATCCGGGCTTCCCGTTCCTGTCGGGAGCGGACATGCGGACGCCGTTCCTCGGGTTCGGCACGACGGCGCCGGCCGACCTGATGCCGCTGACGAGCGGGTACGGGATGCAGTACTGGGACCAGTGGGTCAAGTACTTCCTGACCCGCGACCCGCGGTACGGCCCGCTGGAGGTGGATCCCCGGCGGCCCGGCGCGTGGCTCGGCCGGATCAGCGCGCTGTCGGCGGTCGAGGACCGCAACAACGCGGACCTGCGCCCGTTCGCCCGGGCGGGCGGCAAGCTGATCCTGCTGCACGGCGCGGCGGACGAGCTGGTCTCGCCGTATTCGACGAGCGACTACTACGAGCGGGTGCGGGCGGTGGCCGGGCCGCGGGCGACCGGCGAGTTCCTGCGGTACTACGTCGTGCCGGGGGCGAACCACGCGAACTTCGGCACCCCGGCGTTCGTGGCGGGCTGGGACTCGCTCTCGGCGCTGGAGCGCTGGATCGAGAGTGGACAGTCGCCGCGGGGGCAGGTGGTGACGGACGTGGCGCACCACCGGACCCGGCCGTTGTGCGAGTACCCCGGCTGGCCCCGGTACCGCGCGGGGGACCCGGATCTGGCGTCGAGTTTCGTCTGCACGCGCTGA
- a CDS encoding PaaX family transcriptional regulator, whose translation MTTGPLPRAQQGAEPQLLLTSLLGDFWYWRDEHIPSAALVQLLGEFDISPASARAAIRRLAARDLLTVSRSGRTTAYGIPARTSEVIIERTHRMLTFGTTAPEWDGRWTVVTFSVPEQDRGLRTALRSRLRVLRFAALYDGVWVSPHDLAGPAMAALRELDLRSATVFRATEVPGDAVSPAAAFDLEPLAREYEGFVERYEQVLTGLDAGLISPAQALRTRTELRVDWRRFPETDPDLPAELLPAGWARDRAQKVFLQIYDRLGPLAELRFRQVLAATDPALAELASHHDSARVAALFAELGDRHPAGDTPFEQAAEARRLDEARRQ comes from the coding sequence ATGACCACGGGCCCGCTGCCCCGCGCACAGCAGGGCGCCGAACCGCAGCTGCTGCTGACCTCGCTGCTCGGCGACTTCTGGTACTGGCGCGACGAGCACATCCCGTCGGCGGCGCTGGTGCAGCTGCTGGGCGAGTTCGACATCAGCCCGGCGAGCGCGCGGGCGGCGATCCGCCGGCTCGCCGCGCGCGACCTGCTGACCGTGTCGCGCAGCGGGCGGACGACGGCGTACGGCATCCCCGCCCGCACGTCCGAAGTCATCATCGAGCGCACGCACCGGATGCTGACCTTCGGCACGACCGCGCCGGAGTGGGACGGGCGGTGGACCGTGGTCACGTTCTCCGTGCCGGAGCAGGACCGCGGGCTGCGCACGGCACTGCGCTCACGGCTGCGCGTCCTGCGGTTCGCCGCGCTCTACGACGGGGTCTGGGTCAGCCCGCACGACCTGGCCGGACCGGCCATGGCCGCGCTGCGCGAACTGGACCTCCGCAGCGCGACGGTCTTCCGCGCCACCGAGGTCCCGGGCGACGCGGTCAGCCCGGCCGCGGCCTTCGACCTCGAGCCGCTGGCCCGCGAGTACGAGGGGTTCGTGGAGCGGTACGAGCAGGTGCTCACCGGACTGGACGCCGGGCTGATCAGCCCGGCACAGGCGCTGCGCACGCGCACCGAGCTGCGCGTGGACTGGCGGCGGTTCCCGGAGACCGACCCCGACCTGCCCGCCGAACTGCTCCCGGCCGGCTGGGCGCGCGACCGGGCCCAGAAGGTGTTCCTGCAGATCTACGACCGTCTCGGCCCGCTGGCGGAGCTGAGGTTCCGCCAGGTGCTCGCGGCAACGGACCCGGCATTGGCGGAGCTGGCCTCCCACCACGACTCGGCACGGGTGGCGGCCCTGTTCGCCGAACTGGGCGACCGCCATCCGGCGGGCGACACCCCGTTCGAGCAGGCGGCCGAGGCGCGTCGGCTGGACGAAGCACGGCGGCAGTGA
- a CDS encoding transporter substrate-binding domain-containing protein codes for MGSSLRQWRRSTLAAVAAGLALAGCTVDDGAASAPTAAALTVVPALHDQLPQAVKDAGVLRFAGDSHPPYRTVGPDGKTVTGIDHDFQQALGQILGVRTETTIVSGLPAALQGMLSGRYDAFNGPVKATAEREKQFDTVTWMTTRTSYVVPTGSAAGIKQAADLCGKRVAVVTASVVEDQLGKLSAFCEREHRGAVQVVGLDDTNATLLAAKSGRAEAAGMTQAAAIDVTTQQKGQYEYVTQTEEQGATKDNLALYTPKSAKLGPVLQKAFEELFRNGTYARIMHQWGLDEVTVPQPLFDVASAK; via the coding sequence ATGGGTTCCTCACTTCGTCAATGGCGTCGAAGCACGCTCGCCGCGGTCGCCGCGGGTCTCGCGCTGGCCGGCTGCACGGTCGACGACGGCGCGGCTTCCGCCCCCACGGCCGCCGCGCTCACCGTCGTCCCGGCGCTGCACGACCAGCTGCCGCAGGCGGTCAAGGACGCCGGCGTCCTCCGGTTCGCCGGTGACTCCCACCCGCCGTACCGCACCGTCGGCCCGGACGGCAAGACGGTCACCGGCATCGACCACGACTTCCAGCAGGCGCTCGGCCAGATCCTGGGCGTACGCACCGAAACGACCATCGTCAGCGGGCTCCCGGCCGCGCTGCAGGGCATGCTCAGCGGCCGGTACGACGCGTTCAACGGGCCCGTCAAGGCCACCGCCGAACGCGAGAAGCAGTTCGACACCGTCACGTGGATGACCACCCGGACCTCCTACGTCGTGCCCACCGGCTCGGCCGCCGGCATCAAGCAGGCCGCCGACCTGTGCGGCAAGCGCGTCGCGGTGGTCACCGCGAGCGTCGTGGAAGACCAGCTGGGCAAGCTGTCCGCGTTCTGTGAGCGTGAACATCGAGGTGCGGTGCAGGTGGTCGGGCTCGACGACACGAACGCCACGCTGCTGGCCGCGAAGTCCGGTCGCGCCGAGGCCGCCGGCATGACCCAGGCCGCCGCGATCGACGTCACCACCCAGCAGAAGGGGCAGTACGAGTACGTGACGCAGACCGAGGAGCAAGGAGCCACAAAGGACAACCTGGCGCTCTACACGCCGAAGTCCGCCAAGCTCGGCCCGGTGCTGCAGAAGGCGTTCGAGGAACTGTTCCGCAACGGCACCTACGCCCGGATCATGCACCAGTGGGGCCTGGACGAGGTCACGGTCCCGCAGCCGCTGTTCGACGTGGCGTCCGCGAAATGA
- a CDS encoding amino acid ABC transporter permease, with product MTAMSTVEETTTARDDVAGSRARIRPLRWLSVLVLAVLAAQLAVFLIGNSRFQWDVVAKYLFEKSVLAGLGTTVLLAVAAMVLGSLAGGVVAAMQLSAFGPARWVATLWVGLFRGIPPLVQLIFWFNLAYLLPKLSIGIPFGPVFGTWDANTVITPLTAAVIGLSLVESAYLAEIFRAGVASVDPGQRDAARAMGYPPAQTLLRIVLPQAMRVIIPPAGSQFINVLKGTALVSVIAMSDLLHSVQVIYNRTYEIVPMLLVACFWYLVVVTVLTAGQRRLERRFSRGHRSSR from the coding sequence ATGACCGCGATGTCCACAGTGGAGGAGACGACGACCGCCCGCGACGACGTCGCCGGGTCCCGCGCCCGGATCCGGCCGCTGCGCTGGCTGTCCGTGCTCGTGCTGGCGGTGCTCGCCGCGCAGCTGGCCGTGTTCCTGATCGGCAATTCCCGGTTCCAGTGGGACGTCGTCGCGAAGTACCTCTTCGAGAAGAGCGTGCTGGCGGGCCTCGGCACGACCGTGCTGCTCGCGGTCGCGGCCATGGTGCTCGGCTCGCTGGCCGGCGGCGTGGTCGCCGCGATGCAGCTGAGCGCGTTCGGCCCCGCGCGGTGGGTCGCGACGCTGTGGGTGGGCCTGTTCCGCGGCATCCCGCCGCTGGTGCAGCTGATCTTCTGGTTCAACCTCGCCTACCTGCTGCCGAAGCTGTCGATCGGCATCCCGTTCGGCCCGGTCTTCGGCACCTGGGACGCCAACACCGTCATCACGCCGCTGACCGCCGCGGTGATCGGCCTGTCGCTGGTCGAATCGGCGTACCTGGCGGAGATCTTCCGCGCCGGGGTGGCGTCGGTCGACCCCGGCCAGCGCGACGCGGCCCGCGCGATGGGCTACCCACCGGCGCAGACGCTGCTGCGGATCGTCCTGCCGCAGGCGATGCGGGTGATCATCCCGCCCGCCGGGAGCCAATTCATCAACGTGCTCAAGGGCACCGCGCTCGTGTCGGTCATCGCGATGTCGGACCTGCTGCACTCGGTGCAGGTGATCTACAACCGCACCTACGAGATCGTGCCGATGCTGCTGGTCGCCTGCTTCTGGTACCTCGTCGTGGTCACCGTCCTGACGGCCGGGCAGCGCCGGCTGGAACGCCGCTTCTCGCGCGGGCACCGGAGCAGCCGATGA
- a CDS encoding amino acid ABC transporter ATP-binding protein, which produces MSAPVLRISDVRKEFGTVTALDGVSLDVHEGETVVVIGPSGSGKSTLVRCAHQLESIDGGAMYLDGELLGHRRSPGGLRALSERKIAAQRRRMSMVFQQFNLFPQFTVLRNVTDAAVRVHGRERSAVEAEARELLARIGLAGREDHYPRQLSGGQQQRVAIARAVLVRPRIMLFDEPTSALDPELVEEVLAVLRDLAAAGTTMVVVTHEMAFAREAADRCVFMEAGRIVEEGAPDELFARPRTDRLRAFLSRHLSEKEGVS; this is translated from the coding sequence ATGAGCGCGCCGGTGCTGCGGATCAGCGACGTCCGCAAGGAGTTCGGGACGGTGACCGCGCTGGACGGGGTCAGCCTCGACGTGCACGAGGGGGAGACGGTCGTGGTGATCGGGCCGTCCGGGTCCGGCAAGTCGACGCTCGTGCGCTGCGCCCACCAGCTGGAGTCCATCGACGGCGGCGCGATGTACCTCGACGGCGAGCTGCTCGGGCACCGGCGCTCGCCCGGCGGCCTGCGCGCGCTGAGCGAACGGAAGATCGCCGCCCAGCGGCGCCGGATGAGCATGGTGTTCCAGCAGTTCAACCTGTTCCCGCAGTTCACCGTGCTGCGGAACGTGACCGACGCGGCGGTCCGCGTGCACGGCCGCGAGCGGTCCGCAGTGGAGGCCGAAGCGCGGGAGCTGCTGGCGCGCATCGGCCTGGCCGGCCGCGAGGACCACTACCCGCGCCAGCTGTCGGGCGGGCAGCAGCAGCGGGTCGCCATCGCCCGCGCCGTGCTGGTCCGGCCGCGGATCATGCTGTTCGACGAGCCGACGAGCGCGCTCGATCCCGAGCTGGTCGAAGAGGTCCTGGCCGTGCTGCGCGACCTCGCCGCGGCGGGCACCACGATGGTCGTGGTCACCCACGAGATGGCCTTCGCGCGCGAGGCGGCCGACCGGTGCGTGTTCATGGAGGCGGGCCGGATCGTCGAGGAAGGCGCGCCGGACGAGCTGTTCGCCCGGCCGCGCACCGACCGGCTGCGGGCCTTCCTCTCCCGTCATCTGTCCGAAAAGGAGGGTGTTTCGTGA